One Candidatus Sulfurimonas baltica DNA segment encodes these proteins:
- a CDS encoding 4Fe-4S binding protein — MAVKITDECISCEACAPECPVAAILDEGNEKNPFDNLFYVKPESCVECIGHADEPRCVEACPTEGAIVWDMPYTLEFNEHYRDGHESGVYNIREHKKKGLMLPEQKEQAFISEVSMSDRESNAVIGRWS; from the coding sequence ATGGCAGTTAAAATTACAGATGAATGTATATCATGTGAGGCATGTGCACCAGAGTGTCCGGTTGCGGCAATATTAGATGAGGGTAATGAAAAAAATCCTTTTGATAATTTATTCTATGTTAAACCTGAGAGTTGTGTTGAGTGCATAGGTCATGCGGATGAGCCTAGATGTGTTGAAGCTTGTCCGACTGAAGGGGCTATTGTTTGGGATATGCCATATACTTTAGAGTTTAATGAACATTACAGAGATGGACACGAAAGTGGAGTTTACAATATTCGTGAACATAAGAAAAAAGGTCTAATGCTGCCAGAGCAAAAAGAGCAAGCATTTATATCTGAAGTCTCTATGAGCGACAGAGAATCTAACGCTGTTATCGGGCGTTGGTCATAA
- a CDS encoding IS4 family transposase has product MELANYIETAMKSILKNPILEVLTEIKITKILKQSNFIKRNVGYPPFQIILHFVYMLVMQKRQSTFIKKSDSAFGKDAYYRFIKDSRYNWRKFLMLSTTALLQRIKPLHKNGEHRLLIIDDTVEAKRGKFIEGSCKYIWSNKEHRSINALNIVSLNYADSHSTFQLDFSIKMNDSYRKNISEFTNKLHHKSNAYQRKNEITKGKNTLAIEMLQRALNNGIDADYLLVDSWYAKPNFIKEANELGIPVIARLPNNKLIWNFKGKYKTMDTIYESLKNSRHKSSGKHGKISYKYFDAIVGHAVLGKVKLVFLHTGKDLLIFISTDITIAGKEILATYKKRWNIEQGYKDLRNLFGFGKEENRIYESLIAKITLSMFAYNIVSYINRIKHEPQTLGELFRDLECELETLAISMQLFIQILTKISEIENVVKDNKDLLTILAVLSAYTQKELGFMCESRHV; this is encoded by the coding sequence ATGGAACTTGCAAATTATATAGAAACTGCTATGAAAAGCATATTAAAGAATCCAATACTTGAAGTGCTAACAGAGATAAAAATCACAAAAATACTTAAGCAGAGCAACTTCATTAAACGAAATGTTGGCTATCCACCATTTCAAATAATATTACACTTCGTTTATATGTTAGTGATGCAAAAACGCCAGTCAACATTTATAAAAAAGAGCGATAGTGCATTTGGGAAAGATGCCTATTACAGATTTATCAAAGATAGTCGTTACAACTGGCGAAAGTTTTTAATGCTAAGTACTACTGCACTTTTGCAAAGAATAAAACCACTACATAAAAATGGTGAACATCGCTTGCTCATTATTGATGACACAGTCGAAGCTAAAAGAGGTAAATTTATCGAAGGTAGCTGTAAATATATCTGGAGCAACAAAGAACATAGAAGTATCAATGCTTTAAATATTGTATCTCTAAATTATGCAGATTCACATTCAACATTCCAGCTTGATTTTTCTATCAAGATGAATGATAGTTATCGTAAGAATATATCAGAGTTCACAAATAAACTACATCACAAAAGTAATGCTTATCAGAGAAAGAATGAAATTACTAAAGGCAAAAATACACTAGCTATTGAGATGCTCCAAAGAGCTTTAAATAACGGTATTGACGCTGATTACCTATTGGTTGATAGTTGGTATGCTAAACCAAACTTCATTAAAGAAGCCAATGAACTTGGTATACCAGTAATAGCTAGACTTCCAAATAATAAACTCATTTGGAATTTTAAAGGCAAATATAAAACTATGGATACAATCTATGAGAGTTTGAAAAATTCTCGTCATAAAAGCAGTGGTAAGCATGGCAAAATATCTTACAAATATTTCGATGCCATTGTAGGACATGCTGTCTTAGGAAAAGTTAAACTCGTATTTTTGCACACAGGCAAAGACTTATTAATTTTTATCTCAACTGACATCACTATAGCTGGTAAAGAGATTTTAGCGACCTACAAAAAAAGATGGAATATCGAGCAAGGATATAAAGATTTACGAAACCTATTTGGGTTTGGAAAAGAAGAGAATCGCATCTATGAATCGCTGATTGCAAAAATAACGCTATCCATGTTCGCATACAATATTGTAAGCTATATAAATCGCATAAAACATGAGCCTCAAACTCTTGGAGAACTATTTAGAGATTTAGAATGCGAACTTGAAACTTTGGCAATATCTATGCAACTTTTTATTCAAATACTGACAAAAATCTCTGAAATTGAGAATGTTGTAAAGGATAATAAAGATTTACTCACTATTCTCGCAGTGCTAAGTGCTTACACTCAAAAAGAGTTAGGTTTTATGTGCGAAAGTCGCCACGTTTAA
- a CDS encoding IS110 family transposase — MSNCIGIDVSKASINIHIAKNKQDLVLENSIKGFRSLISKLKKIYKKEMENIVFIFEPTGSYSEALRKYSSEQNIKCFIINPKQFSNYAKALGVEVKNDIEDARVLSKALHLAKDNQIKVPVYNEDIEHIKELMSFYKFTKKQTTQQKNHLEALTSKDGDNFSIKELKKSIKESKEKELRIIEQVQTLIDSTDEYKIAYDNIISIKGVGQIGAIVLLHLFLKYPEANQRQITSLTGLNPIYRQSGTSIQSGYKIAKSGASLYRSVIFMSVLTAVQHDKNFKSFYERLKSKGKHTTSAQIAVMRKIILTAHSLYKNNRKYNENYNTHEASDME, encoded by the coding sequence GTGTCAAATTGTATCGGAATTGATGTATCAAAAGCAAGTATAAATATTCATATAGCAAAGAATAAGCAGGATTTAGTTTTAGAGAATAGCATTAAAGGTTTCAGGTCTCTTATCTCTAAATTAAAAAAAATATATAAAAAAGAGATGGAGAATATTGTCTTTATTTTTGAGCCAACAGGTAGTTATTCTGAAGCACTTAGAAAATATTCTTCAGAACAAAATATCAAGTGTTTTATCATAAATCCTAAGCAGTTTAGTAATTATGCTAAAGCATTGGGAGTGGAAGTAAAAAATGATATTGAAGATGCTAGAGTTCTTTCAAAAGCTCTTCATTTAGCTAAAGATAATCAGATCAAGGTTCCTGTATATAACGAAGATATAGAACATATTAAGGAGTTGATGAGTTTTTATAAATTCACGAAAAAACAAACAACACAACAGAAGAATCATCTTGAAGCATTGACAAGTAAAGATGGTGATAACTTCTCAATTAAAGAACTTAAAAAGTCTATCAAAGAATCGAAAGAAAAAGAGCTTAGAATTATTGAACAAGTACAAACTTTAATTGATTCTACGGATGAATATAAAATTGCATATGACAATATTATATCAATAAAAGGAGTTGGTCAAATTGGTGCCATTGTACTTTTACATCTCTTTTTAAAATACCCAGAAGCTAATCAAAGGCAGATTACCTCGTTAACAGGTCTAAATCCAATTTATAGACAATCCGGTACATCAATTCAATCAGGTTATAAAATAGCAAAGTCAGGCGCAAGTCTATATAGAAGTGTGATTTTTATGTCAGTTCTTACTGCTGTACAACATGATAAAAATTTTAAAAGTTTTTATGAGAGATTGAAATCTAAAGGAAAACATACAACATCTGCTCAAATTGCTGTCATGCGAAAAATAATACTTACTGCACATTCTCTTTATAAAAATAATAGAAAATATAATGAAAATTATAATACTCATGAAGCTTCTGATATGGAATAA
- a CDS encoding 4Fe-4S dicluster domain-containing protein yields the protein MSVKITELCINCNACIDECPATAIVEADDAPIDTEYTYVKPEKCIECVDCTVPKCAYVCPSEGAIIWDMPYIEEFNDYYMSGDANGEYKIRVHKKKGVFSPANQPRPFRETISVEQRENKMAVEI from the coding sequence ATGTCAGTTAAAATTACAGAGCTTTGTATCAACTGTAACGCCTGTATTGATGAGTGTCCGGCAACTGCTATTGTAGAAGCTGACGATGCTCCAATAGATACTGAATACACTTATGTAAAACCTGAAAAGTGTATAGAGTGCGTTGATTGCACTGTGCCAAAGTGTGCATATGTCTGTCCTAGCGAAGGTGCAATTATCTGGGACATGCCATATATAGAAGAGTTTAACGACTACTATATGTCTGGTGATGCAAACGGCGAGTATAAAATTCGCGTTCATAAGAAAAAAGGTGTATTTTCACCAGCCAACCAGCCTCGCCCTTTTAGAGAAACAATCTCAGTTGAACAAAGAGAAAATAAAATGGCTGTTGAAATATAA
- the nifV gene encoding homocitrate synthase, translated as MAIINDTTLRDGEQAPYVSFNINEKIKIAQLLYESGADELEVGIPAMGKKEQEDIKEILALNLPIPIMSWNRATMSDLECSLECGVKSVDLSIPVSQTLIDIKFNGDKEKLFRNLESVVKLAKKEGLFVCIGGEDSSRADNEFLKEIMSFSRELGADRFRYCDTIGILTPNRTYENISYLCSLNLLDIEMHTHNDFGMATANSIAGIEAGAISANTTVIGLGERAGNASFEQVLMSLKHQFNENRDINAVKLQELVKFVSIAANKPIGASRPIIGENIFSHESGIHVNGMIKNKNAYEAFEPELVGLHRYFPIGKHSGASTLLYHLKLSGINPIASRVQKMLPKVREIVTERKRVLDAQELKELYLCS; from the coding sequence ATGGCTATTATAAATGACACCACCCTAAGAGATGGTGAACAGGCTCCTTATGTATCTTTTAATATAAATGAAAAGATTAAAATTGCTCAGCTTCTTTATGAATCCGGTGCAGATGAGCTTGAAGTCGGTATTCCCGCTATGGGTAAAAAAGAGCAAGAGGACATAAAAGAGATTTTAGCTCTTAATCTGCCTATTCCTATTATGAGTTGGAACCGTGCGACTATGAGTGACCTTGAGTGTTCGCTAGAGTGCGGAGTTAAGTCGGTTGATTTGTCAATTCCTGTTTCACAAACTCTCATTGACATAAAATTTAATGGAGATAAAGAGAAGCTTTTTAGAAACCTTGAGAGTGTTGTAAAACTTGCAAAAAAAGAGGGTCTGTTTGTCTGTATCGGCGGAGAAGACTCTAGCCGAGCTGACAATGAGTTTTTAAAAGAGATTATGAGCTTTAGTCGTGAGCTTGGTGCAGATAGGTTTAGATACTGCGACACAATAGGGATACTGACCCCAAACAGGACTTATGAGAACATATCTTATCTCTGCTCATTAAACTTGCTAGATATTGAGATGCATACACACAATGATTTTGGCATGGCTACGGCAAACTCCATCGCCGGCATAGAAGCTGGAGCGATTAGTGCAAACACTACCGTAATTGGGCTTGGCGAAAGAGCCGGAAATGCCTCATTTGAGCAGGTTTTGATGAGTTTGAAACATCAATTTAACGAGAACAGAGATATCAATGCTGTAAAACTTCAAGAGTTGGTCAAGTTTGTGTCTATTGCTGCAAACAAACCTATTGGTGCTTCTCGTCCAATTATCGGGGAAAATATATTTTCACACGAATCCGGCATACATGTAAATGGAATGATAAAAAACAAAAATGCTTATGAGGCATTTGAACCGGAGCTTGTAGGTCTACATAGATACTTTCCCATAGGAAAACACTCCGGTGCTTCAACTCTTCTTTATCATCTAAAACTAAGTGGTATAAATCCAATAGCTTCGAGAGTTCAAAAAATGCTTCCTAAAGTCAGAGAGATTGTTACAGAGAGAAAAAGAGTTCTGGATGCTCAGGAATTAAAAGAGCTGTACTTATGTTCATAG
- a CDS encoding leucine-rich repeat domain-containing protein, with protein MDNKLKDFSRWINSKGLSSKIPSEIDRLKELSVLDLSKCKLRELPESICYLPNLTVLKLSGNRLKSLPKEIGRLKKLRNLQCENNLLEDLPKSIGELESLVILNLNGNRLTSLVDELFNLTKLTRLTIAANSLHVVSPKLKNLKNLLYFSLDTNDLKELPDAFEPMSSLYYLDLSYNHFTLLPKSIGNIKELETLLLEGNNISDLPSLESHDMLIKLNLNDNNLSKIDFDISKLEDLQLLSLDNNNLEYLPDSICKLEKLNYLSVSANKLKELPSCIGELKNLLELDIDENEIKEFPKSFYELTKLKNLYIDDNEGLKKPDLG; from the coding sequence ATGGACAATAAACTAAAAGATTTTTCAAGATGGATAAACAGCAAAGGACTTAGTTCAAAGATACCCTCTGAGATTGACAGGCTAAAAGAGTTATCTGTTTTAGATTTGTCAAAATGTAAACTAAGAGAGCTTCCTGAGAGTATCTGTTATCTTCCAAATCTAACAGTGTTAAAACTATCTGGAAATAGACTAAAATCACTCCCAAAAGAGATAGGAAGACTAAAAAAACTTAGAAACCTGCAATGTGAAAACAACCTTTTAGAAGATTTGCCAAAAAGCATAGGTGAACTTGAATCGCTCGTTATTTTAAATCTCAACGGCAACAGACTTACATCTTTAGTGGATGAGCTGTTCAATCTAACTAAACTTACAAGGCTGACCATTGCTGCGAACTCTCTACATGTAGTTTCGCCAAAGTTGAAAAATCTAAAGAATTTACTATACTTTTCACTAGATACAAACGACTTAAAAGAGTTGCCGGATGCCTTTGAACCTATGTCATCGCTTTATTATCTCGACCTCTCATACAACCATTTCACCCTGCTTCCAAAATCTATAGGAAACATAAAAGAATTAGAGACACTTTTGCTTGAGGGGAATAACATTAGTGACTTACCATCGCTTGAGTCTCACGATATGCTTATAAAACTAAATCTAAACGACAATAACTTAAGTAAAATAGATTTTGACATAAGCAAGTTAGAAGATTTGCAACTGCTAAGTCTGGATAATAACAACTTAGAGTATTTGCCAGATTCTATTTGTAAACTTGAAAAGCTAAACTACTTAAGTGTAAGTGCGAACAAACTCAAAGAGTTACCTTCTTGTATAGGTGAGTTAAAAAACCTACTTGAATTAGACATAGATGAAAATGAGATAAAAGAGTTTCCAAAATCTTTCTATGAACTAACTAAGCTAAAAAATCTTTATATAGATGATAATGAGGGATTAAAGAAGCCAGATTTAGGATAG
- the nifB gene encoding nitrogenase cofactor biosynthesis protein NifB: protein MSCSTSSNQNNISDEIQGKINAHPCYSEGAHQHYARIHLAVAPACNIQCNYCNRKYDCSNESRPGVTSAKLSAENAIKKVLYVGGDISQLSVVGIAGPGDALANPKKTFDTFRMLQEKAPDLKLCLSTNGLRVADYIEEIVKYNIDHVTVTINTIDESGEIGSQIYPWVHFNHKKVWGKDGAKLLLQKQLEGIKMLTDRGILVKANSVLIPGINDKDLPNVAKKLKELNVFIHNIMPLLSSPEFGTKFGLDGVPSTTDQEVMQAQKACGVDMKLMSHCRQCRADAVGLIGEDRGDEFLTESFTNMSFEELETRYDIDGRKRKHANIENWRKHLELANKRIKLEKASKKELSSNGKTKLVAVTTSGEGMINMHFGSAQEFLVYEAGDKAIKFVMHRKIESSYSGADYGEDYNPIDEIKTSLKDCDILLTAKIGECPMNDLNEIGLICDEEYAHKPIEKSVHDAVIKHFYQKTKEIG, encoded by the coding sequence ATGAGCTGTTCCACATCATCAAATCAAAACAATATTAGTGACGAGATTCAAGGCAAAATAAACGCACACCCTTGTTACAGTGAGGGTGCTCATCAACACTATGCCAGAATTCATCTGGCTGTTGCCCCTGCATGTAATATTCAGTGTAACTATTGTAACAGAAAGTATGACTGTTCAAACGAGTCTCGTCCCGGTGTTACAAGTGCCAAACTATCTGCTGAAAATGCTATAAAAAAAGTGCTTTATGTTGGTGGTGACATATCTCAACTATCTGTTGTGGGGATAGCTGGTCCCGGTGATGCTCTAGCAAACCCTAAAAAAACATTCGATACATTTAGAATGCTTCAAGAAAAAGCGCCTGATTTAAAACTATGTCTCTCAACTAACGGGCTTAGAGTTGCAGACTACATAGAAGAGATAGTGAAGTACAATATTGACCATGTGACAGTAACTATAAACACGATTGATGAGAGTGGTGAGATTGGTAGTCAAATATATCCTTGGGTTCATTTTAACCACAAAAAAGTATGGGGAAAAGATGGAGCTAAACTACTTTTACAAAAGCAACTCGAAGGTATTAAAATGCTTACAGACAGAGGTATTTTAGTAAAAGCAAACTCTGTTTTAATTCCAGGTATAAATGATAAAGACCTTCCAAATGTTGCTAAGAAATTAAAAGAATTGAATGTATTTATTCATAACATTATGCCTCTTCTTTCAAGCCCAGAGTTTGGAACTAAGTTTGGACTGGATGGTGTTCCAAGCACAACTGACCAAGAGGTTATGCAAGCACAAAAAGCCTGCGGTGTGGATATGAAGCTTATGAGTCACTGTCGCCAATGTCGTGCAGATGCTGTTGGGCTAATCGGTGAAGACAGAGGTGATGAATTTTTAACAGAGAGCTTCACAAATATGAGTTTTGAAGAGCTGGAGACTAGATATGACATAGATGGCAGAAAACGAAAACATGCAAATATTGAAAATTGGAGAAAACATTTAGAGTTGGCAAACAAGAGAATAAAACTTGAAAAAGCCTCTAAAAAAGAGCTGAGTTCAAACGGCAAAACCAAACTTGTTGCCGTTACTACATCGGGTGAAGGTATGATAAATATGCACTTTGGTTCGGCTCAGGAGTTTTTGGTCTATGAAGCTGGAGACAAAGCTATCAAGTTTGTAATGCATAGAAAAATCGAGAGTTCCTACTCTGGTGCTGATTACGGTGAGGACTACAATCCAATTGATGAGATTAAAACATCTCTAAAAGATTGTGATATTCTTCTTACTGCCAAGATTGGAGAGTGCCCAATGAACGACCTAAATGAGATAGGACTTATCTGTGATGAGGAGTATGCCCATAAACCAATTGAAAAGTCTGTTCACGATGCCGTCATAAAGCACTTTTACCAAAAGACTAAAGAGATTGGCTAA
- a CDS encoding cation-transporting P-type ATPase yields the protein MNTKLQSQDWHAESVEKTFTLLETSKNGIENEEVENRLKIYGQNQLPEPKTHSPFIRFLYQFHNVLIYVLMAAGLVTALLGHWVDASVIVGVVFINAAIGFIQEGKAEDALKAIQQMLSANAMVMREGKQISIKAELLVPGDIVFLQSGDKVPADLRLFQVKGLQVQEAALTGESIAVEKIVDSVSEQSVIGDRRCIAYSSTLVTHGQGRGVVVKTGADTEIGRISTLVSEVKSLETPLIAQMTQFGRWLTLAIVIIAIITFIIGFFIQDYVLDEMFLAAVSLAVAAIPEGLPAIMTITLAIGVQRMAKRNAIIRKLPAVETLGAVSVICSDKTGTLTRNEMTVRTIATTNNLFDLSGTGYNPHGKISMLGKDMDLEERPLLHELSRAAMLCNDSSLEQKEDEWFVHGDPMEGALLVAGFKAGLDIDTEVKKYPRTDLIPFESEHRFMATLHHSHTGEAFVFIKGAPEQILEMCSLQRSLDGDVSLEEAYWLQRIEELGSQGQRVLAMAMKPVKYEKMELTFSDVESDLIMLGMYGMIDPPREEAVEAVQVCKKAGIRVKMITGDHAATALAISRQLKLINTEDVLTGEDIAKMNEEELKLRVKDVDVYARVNPEHKLLLVRLLQEHGLIVAMTGDGVNDAPALKRADVGTAMGYNGTEAAKEAAEMVLTDDNFSSIIHAVEEGRTVYDNLKKAILFILPTNGGQALIILAAIMFGFHELPLTPVQILWVNMVTAITLALSLAFEPSEKNIMNREPRKVHEALLTPYLVWRVAFVSTILMAGTFSLFLWEMGEGASIEHARTVSVNTLLMFEVFYLFNARYITSSVLNWSGFTSNPYALLSIAILIVFQLAFTYLPVMQSLFGTTAINLSMWLTIIIVSSSVLFLVEFEKYIVRKLYYK from the coding sequence ATGAATACGAAACTTCAATCACAAGACTGGCACGCTGAGAGTGTAGAAAAAACATTTACTTTACTTGAAACCTCAAAAAATGGGATAGAAAATGAAGAGGTAGAAAATAGACTAAAAATATATGGACAGAATCAGCTTCCTGAGCCAAAAACTCATAGTCCATTTATACGATTTTTATATCAATTTCATAACGTGCTCATCTATGTATTGATGGCTGCCGGTCTCGTTACGGCTCTACTTGGGCACTGGGTGGATGCCAGTGTAATTGTAGGTGTGGTATTTATTAATGCTGCAATAGGGTTTATCCAAGAAGGAAAAGCTGAGGATGCTTTAAAGGCGATACAGCAAATGCTTTCTGCTAATGCTATGGTTATGCGTGAGGGTAAACAAATTTCCATTAAAGCAGAATTATTAGTTCCAGGGGATATCGTCTTTTTACAATCAGGAGATAAGGTTCCAGCAGACTTGAGGCTTTTTCAAGTAAAAGGACTTCAAGTTCAAGAGGCAGCACTGACAGGTGAATCTATAGCCGTAGAAAAAATTGTAGATTCTGTCTCTGAGCAAAGCGTGATTGGTGACCGTAGATGTATAGCCTACTCCAGTACTCTTGTTACGCATGGCCAAGGAAGGGGTGTTGTCGTTAAAACTGGGGCAGACACAGAGATTGGCCGTATCAGTACCCTTGTCTCTGAAGTAAAGTCCTTAGAAACACCACTAATAGCACAAATGACTCAATTTGGCCGTTGGCTTACCCTAGCAATAGTAATCATCGCTATAATTACTTTTATAATTGGATTTTTTATTCAAGATTATGTACTGGATGAAATGTTTCTTGCTGCAGTAAGCCTCGCGGTGGCTGCAATACCTGAAGGCCTGCCTGCTATTATGACCATTACACTTGCAATTGGAGTACAGCGTATGGCAAAGCGTAACGCAATTATTCGTAAGTTACCAGCTGTTGAGACTTTGGGGGCAGTATCTGTTATCTGCTCAGATAAGACAGGGACACTGACACGTAATGAGATGACGGTGCGTACTATTGCCACTACCAACAACCTCTTTGATCTATCGGGAACGGGCTATAACCCACACGGTAAGATATCCATGCTTGGTAAGGATATGGATCTTGAAGAACGACCTCTATTACATGAACTTTCACGGGCTGCAATGCTGTGTAATGATTCTTCATTGGAGCAAAAAGAAGATGAATGGTTTGTCCACGGAGATCCGATGGAAGGCGCATTACTTGTTGCAGGTTTCAAAGCGGGCTTGGATATTGACACGGAAGTAAAAAAATACCCTCGTACGGACCTTATACCATTTGAATCTGAACACCGCTTTATGGCAACCCTTCATCATAGCCACACCGGTGAGGCATTTGTCTTTATTAAAGGAGCACCTGAACAGATACTAGAGATGTGTTCGCTTCAAAGATCTCTTGATGGAGATGTCTCTTTAGAAGAAGCCTATTGGCTACAACGAATAGAAGAATTGGGATCACAGGGGCAACGGGTACTTGCAATGGCTATGAAACCAGTCAAATATGAAAAGATGGAATTGACATTTTCTGATGTCGAAAGTGATCTTATTATGCTTGGAATGTATGGCATGATAGACCCTCCTCGTGAGGAAGCTGTTGAAGCTGTTCAAGTTTGTAAAAAAGCTGGCATTCGTGTGAAAATGATTACTGGAGATCACGCTGCTACAGCTCTGGCTATCTCTCGCCAGCTAAAGCTTATCAATACAGAGGATGTATTGACAGGAGAAGATATTGCAAAGATGAACGAAGAAGAGTTAAAATTACGTGTAAAAGATGTGGATGTTTATGCTCGCGTCAACCCTGAACACAAACTGCTTCTTGTAAGACTGCTACAAGAACATGGTCTCATTGTAGCAATGACGGGTGATGGAGTCAATGATGCACCTGCTCTAAAACGTGCAGATGTAGGTACAGCTATGGGATATAATGGAACTGAGGCTGCTAAAGAGGCTGCGGAAATGGTACTTACTGATGATAATTTTTCTTCAATCATCCACGCCGTGGAAGAGGGTCGTACCGTCTATGACAATCTTAAAAAAGCCATCTTATTTATTCTTCCTACCAATGGTGGTCAGGCGCTGATAATTCTTGCCGCCATCATGTTCGGTTTTCACGAACTACCCTTAACGCCGGTACAAATACTTTGGGTAAATATGGTTACAGCGATCACTCTGGCTCTCTCATTGGCGTTTGAACCGTCTGAAAAGAATATAATGAATAGAGAACCACGAAAAGTACATGAAGCGCTACTTACCCCTTACCTAGTGTGGCGAGTCGCATTTGTTTCAACTATCTTAATGGCTGGAACATTTAGTCTATTTCTTTGGGAAATGGGGGAAGGAGCTTCAATAGAACATGCACGGACAGTTTCCGTTAATACGCTACTTATGTTTGAGGTATTTTATCTATTTAATGCTAGATATATAACTTCTTCAGTACTAAACTGGTCAGGATTTACCAGTAATCCTTATGCTCTTCTTTCCATTGCCATACTGATTGTTTTTCAGCTAGCGTTTACATACCTTCCAGTAATGCAATCTTTATTTGGCACGACAGCGATTAATCTTAGTATGTGGTTGACAATTATAATTGTCTCTTCTTCTGTTCTTTTCCTTGTTGAATTTGAGAAATATATTGTACGTAAATTGTATTATAAGTAA
- a CDS encoding IS1380 family transposase has product MPQTILNFNIETTNEKLTPRTGVAIFGEYLKGMNLEALCNTNIPLAKHPNGYTPFEFIYPLILMLHSGGRVLDDIKEIRLDSALSLLLKMKNIPTAGAFTKYLHRHAALGTDGVRNINKQFLKRFLKSLKNEELILDIDATFIEAHKNTAKWSYKDAPGYMPMVGHINSGYVIDVDFREGNEAPASKNLEFLKQCQAQLPFSVKFDRFRADSASYQAAIFNHCDKENIFFTVTAKKNKNVFDSIKDIKDDDWQTFSKREKVAEFMHTMCDTDNAFRMIVIKKDITPTLPTLKGYIGDEVMMQYQDEIYYCIATNDNNLSPQEIIKLHRQRGETSENKIKELKNGFNMSYLPTSNTQANAFYFLIGTLAYNLFLMFKQILDTNLQKHTIKTIRYKLYNIAGKVVSHARGLILKVNEQFQNLLQKIRYRAYEESLK; this is encoded by the coding sequence ATGCCTCAAACAATATTAAACTTCAATATCGAAACTACAAACGAAAAATTAACTCCTAGAACAGGTGTAGCAATATTTGGGGAGTATCTTAAGGGTATGAACCTTGAAGCACTTTGCAACACGAACATTCCTTTAGCCAAACATCCAAACGGATACACTCCGTTTGAATTTATTTATCCACTTATTCTGATGCTCCATAGCGGAGGCAGAGTCTTAGATGATATAAAAGAGATACGATTAGATAGCGCGCTCTCATTACTGCTAAAAATGAAAAATATTCCAACAGCAGGAGCATTTACAAAGTATCTTCACAGACATGCTGCACTTGGCACCGATGGAGTAAGAAATATCAACAAGCAATTTCTCAAACGATTTTTAAAATCACTCAAAAATGAAGAGCTTATTTTAGACATAGACGCTACATTTATTGAAGCTCATAAAAATACAGCAAAGTGGTCATATAAAGATGCACCTGGTTATATGCCTATGGTTGGACATATTAACAGTGGATATGTGATTGATGTAGATTTCCGAGAGGGTAATGAGGCACCTGCTAGTAAAAACCTGGAGTTTCTTAAACAGTGTCAAGCACAGCTCCCTTTTAGTGTGAAGTTTGACAGATTCAGGGCCGATAGTGCTTCGTATCAAGCTGCTATTTTTAACCACTGCGATAAAGAAAATATTTTTTTCACTGTAACAGCTAAAAAGAATAAAAATGTATTTGATTCAATCAAAGATATTAAAGATGATGATTGGCAAACTTTTTCCAAAAGAGAGAAAGTAGCAGAGTTTATGCACACGATGTGTGATACAGATAATGCTTTTAGAATGATAGTAATTAAAAAAGATATAACACCTACACTCCCAACGCTTAAGGGCTATATAGGCGATGAAGTGATGATGCAATATCAAGATGAGATTTACTACTGTATCGCCACTAATGATAATAATTTAAGCCCGCAGGAGATTATTAAACTGCACCGTCAAAGAGGTGAAACAAGTGAGAATAAGATTAAAGAGTTAAAAAATGGTTTTAATATGAGCTATCTTCCAACATCCAATACACAGGCAAATGCTTTCTACTTTTTAATAGGAACACTTGCGTATAACCTTTTCTTGATGTTTAAACAGATACTGGACACAAATCTTCAAAAGCACACCATTAAAACAATTAGATACAAACTCTACAACATAGCGGGTAAAGTAGTTTCACATGCCAGAGGATTAATACTCAAGGTAAACGAGCAGTTCCAAAATCTCCTCCAAAAAATAAGATACCGAGCTTATGAAGAGAGTTTGAAATGA